The following coding sequences are from one Geothrix sp. window:
- a CDS encoding bifunctional riboflavin kinase/FAD synthetase, which yields MEVWRHDLETAPASGPFVVTLGTFDGVHAGHRELLQIAAGRARLLGQRAAVVTFDPHPTLVVAPERKPKLLMTLEQRLAAFEAAGMDLAWVIPFSRAFSELSPEAFLDRLQGILAPVELHVGRAFQFGRDRSGSVETLEAWGAAHGCEVRTLALRAPDGGRLSSTRIREALDAGDAEAAAALLGHPYALTGVVVEGDRRGRHLGFPTANLAWEQEQLPAFGVYVTEVLLPHQGGVRLGLTNVGEKPTFEGRRLTVETHLPGFDGDLYGTRLTVRFLHRIRGEVKFGSVDELRVQIAQDVAEGKTWWKAHGE from the coding sequence ATGGAAGTCTGGCGCCACGATCTGGAAACCGCCCCGGCCTCGGGCCCCTTCGTCGTGACCCTGGGCACCTTCGATGGCGTCCATGCGGGGCACCGGGAACTGCTGCAGATCGCGGCGGGCCGGGCCCGGCTGCTGGGTCAGCGCGCCGCCGTGGTGACCTTCGACCCGCACCCCACCCTGGTGGTGGCGCCCGAGCGCAAGCCGAAGCTGCTCATGACCCTCGAGCAGCGGCTGGCGGCCTTCGAGGCGGCGGGCATGGACCTGGCCTGGGTGATCCCCTTCAGCCGGGCCTTCTCCGAGCTGAGCCCCGAGGCCTTCCTGGATCGGCTCCAGGGCATCCTTGCGCCAGTGGAGCTGCACGTGGGCCGCGCCTTCCAGTTCGGCCGGGACCGCAGCGGCAGCGTGGAGACCCTTGAGGCCTGGGGCGCGGCCCATGGCTGCGAGGTGCGCACCCTGGCCCTGCGGGCGCCGGATGGCGGCCGCCTGTCCAGCACGCGCATCCGCGAGGCTCTGGACGCGGGTGACGCGGAGGCGGCGGCGGCCCTGCTGGGCCATCCCTACGCCCTCACCGGCGTGGTGGTGGAGGGCGACCGGCGCGGCCGCCACCTGGGCTTCCCCACGGCGAACCTGGCCTGGGAGCAGGAGCAGCTGCCGGCCTTCGGCGTCTACGTCACCGAGGTGCTCCTTCCCCACCAGGGCGGTGTGCGCCTGGGGCTCACGAACGTGGGCGAAAAGCCCACCTTCGAGGGCCGCCGCCTCACGGTGGAGACCCACCTGCCCGGCTTTGATGGCGACCTCTACGGCACCCGTCTGACCGTGCGGTTCCTGCACCGCATCCGCGGCGAGGTGAAGTTCGGTTCGGTCGATGAGCTGAGAGTCCAGATCGCCCAGGACGTGGCCGAAGGCAAGACCTGGTGGAAGGCCCACGGGGAATAG
- a CDS encoding TerC family protein, with translation MVDALLQAAPWWAWVGFHAFVFLMLALDLGVFNRRIHAPSVREAGIWSAVWITLALIFNGLIWQAEGTQKGLEWFTGYVLEKSLSVDNLFVFVLVFRSFQVDLRHQHRVLFWGVLGALIMRAGMILAGTALLNRFEWMMYVFGGFLVYTGLKMLLVAEEDSDPTQYPLVRAFRRLVPYDETGGHERFWVLREGRRLATPMLLVLITIEVTDLVFAVDSIPAVLAVSRDPFVVYTSNIFAILGLRSLYFLLAKMMDRFHRLKTGLAVVLAFVGVKMCIAQWVHIPVQISLLVIAAVLAGSVVASLAWPAEQDGAE, from the coding sequence GTTCAACCGCCGGATCCACGCCCCCTCCGTGCGCGAGGCGGGCATCTGGAGCGCCGTCTGGATCACCCTGGCGCTGATCTTCAACGGCCTCATCTGGCAGGCCGAGGGCACGCAGAAGGGCCTGGAGTGGTTCACGGGCTACGTGCTGGAGAAGTCCCTCAGCGTGGACAACCTCTTCGTGTTCGTGCTGGTCTTCCGCAGCTTCCAGGTGGACCTCCGCCACCAGCACCGGGTGCTGTTCTGGGGCGTGCTGGGCGCGCTGATCATGCGGGCGGGGATGATCCTGGCGGGCACGGCCCTGCTGAACCGCTTCGAGTGGATGATGTATGTCTTCGGCGGCTTCCTGGTCTACACCGGGCTGAAGATGCTGCTGGTGGCCGAGGAGGATTCGGATCCCACGCAGTACCCGCTGGTGCGGGCCTTCCGCCGCCTGGTGCCCTACGACGAGACCGGGGGCCACGAGCGCTTCTGGGTGCTGCGGGAGGGCCGTCGCCTCGCCACGCCCATGCTGCTGGTGCTCATCACCATCGAGGTGACGGACCTGGTCTTCGCCGTGGACTCCATCCCCGCGGTGCTGGCCGTGAGCCGCGATCCCTTCGTGGTCTACACCTCGAACATCTTCGCGATCCTGGGTCTGCGCAGCCTCTACTTCCTGCTGGCCAAGATGATGGACCGCTTCCACCGGCTGAAGACGGGGCTGGCCGTGGTGCTGGCCTTCGTGGGTGTGAAGATGTGCATCGCCCAGTGGGTGCACATCCCGGTGCAGATCAGCCTCCTGGTCATCGCGGCGGTGCTGGCGGGCAGCGTCGTGGCCAGCCTGGCCTGGCCCGCCGAGCAGGACGGGGCGGAGTGA